CTGGAACGATTCTCCGATGGCATGGACGTTACCCATCAGGCCCACAAAGCCCCGAGCAAAGTCAGTATTGAAAGTCATTGTCCAGAGGCTGGTGCCGTCGCCGTGAATAATCACGGGCTTGCCTTCGAGCATGCGCTTTGCCACCTGCCAGCTGCCGTTCTTGCCGTGAACACCCAGCGGGATGCTGCGTTCGTCGTAGGTATGGCTCGGGCGCACAATCGTAATGGGGAAACCTTCTTCGCGGTACTTGCGCATTAGGAATTCCTCCCCCGCAATCTTGTTGCGGGAATATTCCCAGTACGGATTCGCGAGAGGCGTGCCCTCGGTAATGCGATAATCCGAAAGCGGTTTCTGGTAAGCGCTCGCAGAACTGATGTACATGAACTGCTTGGTATTTCCCTTGAACAGGCGGTAGTCGCGTTCCAGCGCACTCGGATGAAATACGATGAAGTCGCAGACGACATCGAACTGCATGCCCTTGATTTTTTCAGCAACAGCAGCTTCATCGTAGATATCCGCCTGAATGATTTCAACACCTGCGGGGATGTCTTCTGCAGGGCGATTTCCGCGATTAAGCAGGTACAGTTTCCAACCCTGAGCCACCGCAAGGCGCGTAATCGCCATGCTGATGGTTCCTGTACCGCCGATAAAAAGTGCGTTCATAAGAAAACAAATAGTAATTAGGAATTAAAAAGGAATGTGTGATGTGAAATGTGAGATGACAAATCCAAAATTATTCATTTCACACTTGTACTCTCACTTCGCTCAAGTACCAAATGCTAGGTTCGGCCATGTTCAAGCAAGCTTGACCGCGGCACTCACCTTACGCATTTTTCACATTTTTACAGTTTTGCATGTGCGGCGATGGTGTAAATCGCGGTCACGTCCTTTGCCTTGAGAGGCACGAAACCCCAGCCGTCACCCGGATTCAGCTTTTCAACCAGCTTCGGGATATCTTCTTCTTTTGCGCCGAGTTCAGCAAAGTTGATGGGCATACCGATAGAATGCAAGAAACGGCGGAAAGCCTTGATGCCCTCGAGGGCGGTCGCCTTCGGGTTCTCGAAATTCATCTCGCAACCGAACACGCGGGTGGCCATCTGGGCAAAGCGCATCACGTTGTGGTCCACCACATATTCCATCCAGGCGGGCATAATGACCGCAAGGCCCGCGCCATGGGCGCAGTCGTAAAGCGCCGAAAGTTCATGTTCGATGGCGTGGCTGTTCCAGTCCTGACTGCGCCCGCAGCCCACAACACCGTTGTGGGCTACCGTCCCCGCCCACATGATGTTCGCACGGACCTGGTAGTTGGCGGGGTCGGCAATGGCGCGCGGGCCCTCCTTCACCATCGTTAAAAGCACCGCTTCGCACAGGCGGTCGGTGATTTCCACTTCGAGCGTATTCGTGAAGTAGCGTTCAAACACATGCGCCATGATGTCGGTGATGCCGCAGGCCGTCTGGTAGGCCGGCAACGTGCAAAGGAGTGCCGGATTCTGTACCGCGAACTTCGGGCGAATATGTTCGCTGCTCGCCCCGCGCTTGAGCATGCCGTCTTCCTTGGTAATCACGGAGTCGCCGCTACCTTCGGAACCGGCCGCCGCAATGGTCTGCACCACGCCAATCGGGAGAGCCGCTGCCGCCGAAGCCTTGCCCTCGTAAAAATCCCAAAAATCGCCCTTGTAGGGAACACCCATCGCAATGGCCTTGGAGCTATCAATCGTGGAGCCGCCGCCCACCGCCAAAATAAAATCAATCCCATTTTCGCGGACAATTTCAATACCCTTGTACACGAGCGAATCGTGCGGGTTCGGCTTCACGCCGCCGAGTTCCACATGCGGGATACCAGCCGCATCGAGGCTAGCCTTAACGCGGTCAATCAAGCCCGAACGCACCGCAGAACCCCCACCGTAATGAATCAGCACCTTGGTGCCGCCATACTTTTTCACGAGTTCACCGCATTCATTTTCGCGGTTCATACCAAATACGAATTCTGTGGGGCTGTAAAAGTTGAAATTATCCATGTTTATCCTCTTGTTTCTCCTAAAAATACAAGAAAATCCCGCCAAAAAGCGGGATTTTCACAAGAATTCCGTTCACAAGCGGAACCATTCCCTTTATTACCAGAAATGAACGCCAACTCCCAAATAAACGCGATGATACCATTCTTTTTCGACCGAAGGTTTTTCTTCTGAAGGATTATAGCCTATCGTCTCGATATCGGGAGCGTAATAAATTCCCATATACCGAAATTTCAAAGTCATGTAAGTGGCTCCTTGGAAATCGCCGGGCCTTTTAGACATCCA
This portion of the uncultured Fibrobacter sp. genome encodes:
- a CDS encoding SDR family oxidoreductase produces the protein MNALFIGGTGTISMAITRLAVAQGWKLYLLNRGNRPAEDIPAGVEIIQADIYDEAAVAEKIKGMQFDVVCDFIVFHPSALERDYRLFKGNTKQFMYISSASAYQKPLSDYRITEGTPLANPYWEYSRNKIAGEEFLMRKYREEGFPITIVRPSHTYDERSIPLGVHGKNGSWQVAKRMLEGKPVIIHGDGTSLWTMTFNTDFARGFVGLMGNVHAIGESFQITSDETLTWNQIYKAVADALGVELKPYYVSSQFLADVSDYDLTGSLIGDKANSVVFDNSKLKRAVSNFRAEVRFDEGIRRTIANVLAHPEFQKEDPEFDAWCDKVIETLETAKKSLK
- a CDS encoding iron-containing alcohol dehydrogenase → MDNFNFYSPTEFVFGMNRENECGELVKKYGGTKVLIHYGGGSAVRSGLIDRVKASLDAAGIPHVELGGVKPNPHDSLVYKGIEIVRENGIDFILAVGGGSTIDSSKAIAMGVPYKGDFWDFYEGKASAAAALPIGVVQTIAAAGSEGSGDSVITKEDGMLKRGASSEHIRPKFAVQNPALLCTLPAYQTACGITDIMAHVFERYFTNTLEVEITDRLCEAVLLTMVKEGPRAIADPANYQVRANIMWAGTVAHNGVVGCGRSQDWNSHAIEHELSALYDCAHGAGLAVIMPAWMEYVVDHNVMRFAQMATRVFGCEMNFENPKATALEGIKAFRRFLHSIGMPINFAELGAKEEDIPKLVEKLNPGDGWGFVPLKAKDVTAIYTIAAHAKL